The nucleotide sequence AATGTTAAGCCGACTCTGACCTTACTCGCTCGGGTTACACCGCCGCCGGTCCAGCTGGTGGTGCCCGGTGGGTAGGGGTGAGTTGGGTGTTTGCCAATGGTGTTAGTGTGAGGGTAGGAGAACGATAGAGAGAGTTGTGTGTATGGAGAAAGGGGGAGAGAGAAGGGGGTAAAATGGCGGGGTCCATGTTTTAGGGTAGTAGTGTCACTAAATCGGGAGTTTAGAATGGTGGATGGACCGAgtgtgtcgcaacccccgtcccctaacaaatccgggaacgggcggccgcggccagtttggGTGGTATCTGATTTTATCTCATTTTGgtagcggaaattacatcaggatcgtagttaggaaatattttatcacagtaaataccacacttttataatattaaacatattgggataaaacccaagttttcattacaaacattttcatagggataaccctattttattaaataaaacatcttcttttatttaggtaacttttatagtcACTTTTCCAAACCTTCAGTGCTATCCAGTTGGCTTCTAGTTGGCTCttacattttgttacctgaaacgcgttttaaaacattttgttaGTGGGAAATACTGATGAGTGAATTCTaatttaatcaagaagagttttatcaatTTACAGtgttgagagcgattacaatgtttatatctacacaattactcattcagtactgtcaatcctgattggtgggtcatattacacattggctaactctttgtccaatggtaacatgttccacattttgtatacaaaacccaacatatcggcagtaattgaagaattacaaagactcaatcactgctaatcacattgtaaaatatttaaggttttgtaaaaacagtttacaaaaaggagattactcacattgctgtcttaggttttctttAAGGGTTTCCTGctgattatatataatttacacaaatgcacacgcgttagtatataACCCAACATTTATATTAAcgataccctccccgagacggcattccaacgactatgtcgggcagaaccacgacagccgttacggaaccctggatcaatcgggcagcgtatctaatacgtaaccggggttatgatacttacaacggagcagaacttcgttaattaGGGGGTATTATGTCTGCTATAATAATTGCTATTCAGAAATTAGAGAGAGAGATCGAGAATTGAATGACGAAAACTGAAAGTTGAGGGCCTCTCTTTATAGGCGACCCTTCGCCttccctcgcggcccgcgaaggatTAGGCCAGGGTTTACGCGGCCCACGACATAGGGATCGTAGGGCTTAGGGTTGCTTGGTCACGGGTGTAGCCTCGCCAGGTGTTGTGCCACGTGGCGGCCTGGGGTTACGCCAGCCATCACTCGCTCGCGACCCGCGTAGGCTGTAGCCAAAGGCTACGCGCCCCGCAACAGCCTTAATTttcttgttttttatttaatttttaattatataatgtattttaggctcggttttcacatatgggttatattttaagacatattggggtattttaatatattttagggCGTCGaaaatattttggagggttgttatatcctccccaccttattttagagctcgtcctcgagatctactggaataagtgtggatatttcctttgcatttctgattcaagttcccatgtataTATgttggtcctcttttggagtctcacttcactttgactagaactaatctcttgtgcttgaggttcttaactttcctgtcttcaatttgtaggggtctttctacaaattttaactgctcatttacctctatatccttaagaggtaccattagttattcatcagctaagcatttcttgagattagacacatgaaatacatcatgtattcctgccatctcctctggcagttgtagctgataggctacaggtcctattcttctaataatctcaaaaggtccaacatacctgggacttagcatTCCCCTTTTGATAAATCGTACAACTCCTTTCCAAgaagagactttcaataacactttgtctcctacctgaaattccaacggttttcgtctgttatcagcgtaagTCTTCTGTCGGTcgcgtgctgctttcagtcgttccttgacttgaatgatcttgtcggttgtctcttgcactatttctggtccagataattgattttctccaatctctgcccaacagactggagttcggcactttcgtccataaagtgcttcgaatggtgcaacattgatacttgtgtgataactgttattgtaagaaaattctatcaatggtaagtgatcgtcccaattatctctgaaatcaattacacaagctctaagcatgtcctccattgtctggattgttctttcgctttgtccgtccgtttgaggatgataagctgtgcttagatttaactttgTTTCCatggctttttggaaacttgtccaaaaatgagagaaAAAACAGTTGTCCCTATCAGACACAAAttataaaggaattccatgtaatgaaactatttcatttacatacaatttagctaactgttccatactgaaagtttccttcattggtagaaaatgagctgacttagttagcatGTCTACAATCActcagattgtatcattaccttttcttgttttgggtaatatggtaacaaaatccattgttatcaattcacatttccatactggcatttctaattgctgcaaCAAACCtaaaggtttctgatgttcagctttaacttgttagcaggttaaacatttagaaacataagctgctatatccttcttcatttctatccaccaaaaattctttcttagatcctgatacatcttatcacttccaggatgcatcgtatacttagacttatgggcttcttctaatatacggtgacctaggtttcctaatttaggtatccacattcttttcctatggaatctccaaattccatatgttccttgttctagttccttaatcattccttttaacttttcagtatcatTCTTGATTAcagattcttgtgcttttctaataaAGCTGCTGCAATTGATGTTCTAAATCCGAATCATGAACTTTAACACTGTTCTTGCATTGAAGATTTAAGCTGCTGGATGCTTTTGTTGTCTTTCAGGTATTAGTAATAAAACTCAACCGAATAAACCGACCAAACGAAAACAAAAAAAccgaaacaaaacaaaaaaaactaaaaattttgAAATCGATTCGAAACCAAACCGAAACCCGGCCCGACCCGAAACTCGTCCCATGCGAAAACTCGTGTCGGCTTAAAAACCGTTGCGATCCGAAACCCGTCCCGTGCGGAAACCCGTGCCGGCCCGAACCCGATCCGAACCAACCTGTTCCGTGCCAAAACCCGTTCTATAATATGCTTCAAGAACTAACAAGTGACCAGCAATTCTAACTTAAAAAACTCTCGCTGATTAAAGGCATCACTCGCCCATTGAATCCTATACATTTTGATTACCTTATCAAGAGTTTGAGTGATAAGAACATAAGACGGAGGAACAACCAACTTAACTTTAAAAGGACAATCATGATTCCCAGCAGCCTCCGCCTTCCGTGTTGCCTCCtataaacataaatatatagTATGAGTTGCCAATTGTGTGTAAATTATACAATCATAGCTTGTTGAAAGATAAATGCATCACTAAAACGTACACCATCAACAATATCAAATGTGACCCGATAATCAAACCGTCAACAAACAGGTTGTGGCTTCAAGTTCAAACATCACTCACCCGGAAAACTTTAGGGAATGTAGTTGTTCCCGCCTCAACAAGCCAAGCTCTGGTGTAAAAGCTAGTTGCATACACACAAAAAAGTAAGAAACACGATACTCCAAACCCAGCCCCCGCGATCAAACCTTGTTTTATCCCCATTCTTTCGGGACCTGCACATTTATCTCTATAAACCCGCATCACTTTCTCTTCAGCGCAAAAAGATGCTACAGTCCTTATACTTCCAATCGCAaatctaagattaataaggtggCACAGGGTTTGACCCAAACCAAATACAAACATGTTACAATTACAACTCATGTTATACGGTATTAAGGTTTATCATTTGTGATTAGTATAACAAATTCAAAGATGCAAAGCAACCCATTTCATGTGTGAATTTCAAAACTTAAGCATACCCACATGAAATTAGGCTCATTGAGACAAACCATCGAACAATTGGTGCTCAACAAAAACTGAAAATAGAAGGTTCTCAAAAATTACCTGGCAATGGTGTACTTGATAGCACAATCGAAACATTCACCTGAGTAAAACAACATTTAAAAGCCTAATCAAAACATTCAATCCAGAAATGTAAATCAATTAGACAACATCATTATTCGCCATCGAATACCCCTTGATTATGAATTATGATTAAAaatcaaaatgaaaaaaaaaactttgaatTACCCAGAAACCATTGCTGCTATCGGAATTTATCAACATAGTAATCAGCCACAACTAAGAAAGGAGCACCAACCCATGGGTGAAGTGTTATAATCAGTGATGGTTGATTGTGGTGTCCGAAGGTGATTTTCGGATGGGAACGAATTAGAACAATGCATTTGAAGTGTCACGTTAATAGTGAGGATGAATGTCTTCAAGCTTTTCGTGGTGTTGAAAGATTCGTTGTCTAGGGTTTTCTTCATATCCTGGATTGATCAGAAATGTTAACCCACTGATTCAGGCGATACACTGTGGGAGCCGGAGATTtggaagagaaagagagagaagatGTTTCATGAGCTTTGGAAGAATGATCAGTCTGTATTTCATGAGGTTTTGGAAGAGTGATCGGTCTCTGTATATGGAATTTAATTGCAGTAGTGTTACGTATCTAGTTTtagtatagaaatttttaggtttgTACGTTTTTGACCCtccggttttaaaaaaaaaaattaggtatATACTTTTTCGACCCCcacggtttaaaaaaaaaattaggtatatacattttcgacccatcaggttttataaaaaaaatatttatataggCATATAGCCCAAATAAAATTATTTTATCATTTGTGCAGCCCATTAATGATtagcccaaaaaaaaaaaaaaaaaaaaaaaaaaaaaaaaaaaaaaccaatgcCAATTTTATGGAGTTAATCGCTGTTTGGAATTGGAAGGGGACcagacaaaaaaaaaagaacataCGCTACTGCTGCTCTAATCGAACAGAACAGAGAACACGCAGGGTCGCAGGCTGTTGTTCGACTTGGAGGAGACGAGGATAACCGGCTGGGCTGCTCTAATCGACTAATCGACTTCAAGGtatgtgtttttttatctttaggttTAAATTAGGGCTTcaatttatgtgatttaggttgaaattaggCGTGAAATTGGTCCATTTTTTgccctaaacttgttgaatctttcTATAACTATTAGAGCTTGAAATCTATGGTGATTTGTTTTGTTAACTTGTATTGTTAGATTACGCTATCGGGAAGAACAAAATCAtacttttttttaaaagaaagaatgaagaacaaGTTGATGGAAACAATGAGATTAATAAACGTAAAAAAGCTTTAACAAGCGAACCGGTTAATGAAGCGAATAATGAACCGGTTAATATTTGACCTAACCCGAATCGAATCACCGACGTCCGACCCGAACATATTAGGTCcggtgccccccccccccctccgaactttttttttcaagcttcgccactgcaaCGTAACAACTACCACCACCACACCAACACCGCCACAATGCAACCTCTGCCACTGTTGTAGACACCATCCAAACCGTCGCCAAAACCGACACATCTCATGTAATAACATAGACCAAGACTTTTTTCAAAGTTTTTGGACTAAACTTGTAGTTTCTGAAAAGCAAGGACTATTTTTAAAAATCTCGTAATTCTGAAAAAATAAACCAAAACGCAAAGGATCTGGGTTTGTGTTCGGCTTTCAAAGTTGTAACATCGGACTCAAGTCTGGTGAATTGGAGTTCTTCATTTGACGCATTCTTGCAATCCATCATCTTTAATAGGTTTGACGTTCACTGCATAAAAGGTAATTTATTCTATTCCTTATGATAATCGCCTCCATTGTTCCCTTCATACTTGCATTTGAGTATTCCAGAAAGATTTTGAATTTGGGACTGTGTGTGTACACCCTTATAAAATTTCGTAACGGTATTTCCTAAAGCCAGAAGCTTTATAGTGTTCAATTTCAGAATTTGTTGATTTGTGGGAAGACAATTTATTGCagaccaagtgttcgatgaaatgcccaactgagtttttttttttttttttttttttttttgtagaatttaGAGAATGGAAAACGAGGAGGATCCTGTGAAGAAACAGCAGATTGTGGATGCGCGGGCAAGAAACATCAGTCACAATGTCCGTTGCTTAGAGTGTGGTAGTCAGTCCATTGAAGAATCTCAAGCTGATATTGCTGTTCTCCTTAGGAAGGTtactctttctttctttctattCTTCTTTTAATCGTCATCTTTAATTGTGACGAGAAGTCGtttacacaaacaaacaaacgtgCCCAATAACATTTATTAGAAGTTATTTAAACAGGGGCTCATTTTGCTTGTTTCTGTTGTAGCTTATTCGCGATGAAATCAAATCAGGAAAAAGCGACAAAGACATCTATAAAAAGCTTGAAAACGAGTATGGGGAAACAATACTTTACGCTCCAAAGTTTGACTGGCAGACTGCAGCCTTGTGGCTATCACCGGTCAGTAACCAGTGTCATTTGTTTTTGTAAATTGAACGTTTATTGAATTTAAGTATCTAACAATGGTGTCGATGTATTTTGAACAGCTTCTGATTGCTGGTGCTGCTGGCGGAATATGGGCGTACGGTAGGCACAGGCAAAGGACTAATGTGCACTTACTGGCGTTGAACCTAACTAGAGGGATCCCGTTGACCCCGAGAGAGAAGGAAGCCATGCTAGAGATCCTAACCCCGCCCCCATCTCAAGGGATTCTTCCTTCGTCCCCGTGGTGGACTAGGTGGCTGCCTAAATGAAATCGATGTTCTGTTTCAATCATGTTAAGGGTTCAAAGAGGGTAAGGATCTTTGCACACTATGATAATAATTGTTTTATATCCTCGTTAAAGCAAGTGCGATGCAAGAGTATATGATTTGTACTTTGTATTCATGTAACTTGGTTATTTCGGTTCTTAAAGCGTTTAGTTTCCTAGCTAGCTTATAAACAGCTTCCTTGCAtggtttggttttggttatggctgTTTTGTTTTCAAGCAAAGGAAAATGAGAAATAGTGATGTGCTTTTGCTTTATAttacaagataaattacttactTTTATGTTTTCTTTTCTTATTATAGCATCTTCCTTTGATGTATATTTTCATGTTTTGGAGACTTATAAGAGAAACATGTGATGTTGCATTGTGTTGATGATGTTGTGATGGGCATGAAGCATATAATAACTTACATCTCATACAAACTGattatgatccttaaaattaagCATATAGCTATATAACATCAACTTAGTTTTCTTAAAGCACTACTAATTTGATGCTAAAAACAATATAACACTTGAATTTTTAATTTTAGCATGCACTTTATTAATAAATGTCATGTGACTTGATAAATGTTATGTTGTAATATAACCCGGTTACAACGTTGAGAAAAGCCCAAATATATGGGTTCAACCAACATAAGCAACTTTAAAAGCCCAGATATGTGACTTGATAaatgctaatgataacaagcctTTTACCATAAATGCTTTTTTTTATTCTtcgaatattggattttaataatttcaactattcgtcgttggtCGCCAATAGTcctaactttaaaaataaccactggcagtctCAACTATTGATATATTGGCCACCAATGAACCCTAACTAACAGAACCTTAACGCCGTTAGTCACCAGTAGCCGGAAAACCGTTTTTGGCcagaaaaaggtttctaaaggtccgatctaaggttacaaagaggtttgggacgaaaatgttgagttttccggccaaaaagttgagttttccgacCAAAAAGAAGTTTTCCGTCGAAAAAGAGTTTTCCGGCGACTtcaataattggggcttttactagaagaaggttcctaaaggtccgtAATAAGGTTGCAAAGAGGTTTGAgacaaaaatgttgagttttcccgCTAAAAATGTTTTTCCAGCGACCGAAGACTAACAGCGTTAgtgttctgttagtcagggtccactggtagccaatatgttaatagttgggactgccagtTGTTTCTTTTTAAGTTAGTACTGTTGACGaccaacgacgaatagttgagattattaaaatccaatattcctttttTTGTTACTATAGTATCTCTGTTTGAtgtatttttcatgttttggagACATAAGTGACTTTGAAAATTTATCATCATACACGTTAGCAAATGCAACATGAACAAATTTTAAACTTTATCTAGTCGCACTTTGCAACTCATCAAATCACCAAACCAATTTTCCGTTTCTGGTCacttttttgttcttttttttgaGAAAGGCCAAATGGTCATTTGACTTGCTATGGtttatttgtgtgtgtgtgtaaggCAAAACTAATGTGGACGACATGATATTGTAAAACATACACTTAAAATACAAGAATCATAGAACTACAATTTGGATGTTTCCAATAATCCTTTTGAAGGGACCTTTTTCAAAAGCGAAGGAAACAAATTGTAAAAATTGTAGAACGGTGTGACGAAAAAAATCATACGTAAATATTGATTTTTTAATATGGTTTTCTTAGGGGGCTGTttggtaacatctgaatggttaagtgctgaaccagtaagagatctgaaccattaagtgctgaaccagttagaggtctgaaccattaagagcctgtataatgcttaaccgtttagaggcaaatgtctgaccaattcagattagaggtcttaaccattcagactttgtataaatcttaaccattcagaggcaaatgtctgaaccattcagacatctgcttgtgaaaaaacagtctgaaccattaagtgttgaaccagtaagaggtctgaaccattaagagtctcattaagaggtaaacaaacaaccccttaatcTTTTAAACTCATGTAAGTAAAAACTATTAACATCAAATCATAAACGTTAGATAGTTATGGTTCCACTTGTTTAGTGATTTTTATTTTATCAGAATCATCTAGTGATCGAAAatgaatcaaaatctttttgaaacAAACTTCATAAAGTTTTTTTTATTGTCTACAAACTCTTTTGTCAAACTAAAaccttttttctttcttttttgttAACCATGAGAAACAGTCACCGGTAAACTCATCGGACCCGCCAATACCATACTAACCAACGAGGTCAGGTAAACCATAGCGTATACTGAGCAAAACGTCTGCAAGAGGCTAtggtagaaaaaaaaaacaatgaaagCGACATTGAAACTTGAGACCTCAACAAGAGGTTAATCAGGTGCTTGCCGCTACAACATCATTGAAAGCTAAGAAATTGATGACTTTTAATATGCATTAAGATGTTATTTGTCAAATCATTTACCTGAAATGGCTAAACTATATTCAAGTTACACATGATAACTTAGAGATTTTAAATTAAATGCGCTCTTTATCATCACTGCCCAAAAGTCCAAAACATTATGAAAGAAAACATTCCATCCATTGAAACATATATTCCGAAGTCTCTAGCAAAAGTGTTGTAAAAAATGGACTAAATTCAGGAATGGATGTTTTTTGTTGTTTCCATTTAGACAAAAAGAAGTGGATTTAAAAGTATTCCCGTCCCATATTATGGATCCACTTACAATTATTATCATAGCATAAGATAGATTTTTGCATTATGAAATGTATTGTAACCGACCAAACGTCTTAATATGTATTATTTCTCTAAGCAATTGATCATACGACCTTTTGTTTTGACGAAAAAGATCAGCCGCAATAAGTTATCttcttcttctccggtgattACCTTCTCTGACGGCAACTCCTTCTAATGATATCCCCTGTCTCTCCACACAGTGGCGGATTTTAAACTTAGTTTTCGGTAAAATCAGGCGGCCGAACTCtcaaaatccaatattttacactacaTAAAAAAATTCAGTAAAATTTACACtgagaagggggggggggggtcgacgATGAGATTTCATTTGGCTCGGATGGAAAGGCATAGGGTAAGTGAGCAAAAAAACAAAACCACGTCACTTTAACGTCACGTAATTAATTATACTTGTTATCACACAAATTGAAGGTTAATTGATCTTTCTAATAGCACATAAACTGGAACTTGATATCTAGGAACATTTgtaactaggggtgcaaacgagccgagctattcgaaaaaaagctcgaacgagccaagcttaaacgagctcgagcccgagcctaaaaacaagctcatttagtaaacgagcccgagcccgaggttcgcttatcgagctcgagccggctcgcaagcctaaacgagctttctgtttatatatttttttattaatatattaaacatatatttatataataataattaccatttatataaatattaaaaataactaaattatatgtataataataattataattaatataaattaattaataaatactaaacgagtcgagctcgAGTTGAAAAATTACCTttgagccaagctcgagctttagaaataaagctcgaatcgagccgagctcgaactcgagctttcatatgttaaacgagctcgagctcgagcctggtcgagctcgagctcgagcctggtcgagctcgagctcgagcctggtcgagctcgggctcggctcggctcgtttgcacccctatttGTAACAATATGAAACTATTAACTAGGTaaagggtactgtacaaattcccttatcgtacattacgtacactataatctcagccgtcagatcatcttcccgcaatgaaaatcgcatgttgtttttttattgtaataatttcgcatgtgataattttgatgaaatagcaggttgtttttttgtaacaatttcgcatgtggtaattcaatttcgcatgtgataattttgatgaaatagcaggttgtttttttgtaacgatttcgcatgtggtaattcaatttcgcatgtgataattttgatgaaatagcagtttgtttttttgtaacaattttgcATGTgataattcaatttcgcatgtgataattttgatgaaattgcatgttgttttttgtaacaatttcgcatgtggtaattttgataaaatcgcatgttaaaaaaccaacatgcgaaattgttacaaaaaaacaacatgcgattttcaatgcgggaagatggctgagattgtagcgtacgtaatgtacgataagcgcatttgtacgaTAACCAGCCCCCTATTAACTATATAACCTTAACTTAAAgttatttttattcattttttaaatattaaatcttatttcttggaatttttttgcaaataactcaatATTTGAATACAAGAAAATATAGAAATGATTAATCAatggcaaattggaaataaataatcccaactcactgttattggccaataataatcccaactcatttaatcaccaataataatccgaactattcacttttgtttgtaaaatactcccacgttaaaaaaacactaactaggttaaaatattgctgatgtggcttaacaTGTGTGGACTGACGTGACTGGTTAACATCTTACCTGTGTATAAAATGATTATCAGCCTCATTTGCACACACAATCGACTGAATTTGCCCAATTtgtagaattagggttttgaaggagagtgcgattgtgtgtgcaaatgaggctgataatcattttatacacaggtaagatgttaaccagccacgtcagtccacacatgttaagccacatcaacaatattttaacctagttagtgttttttttaacatgggagtattttacaaacaaaaatgaatagttcggattattattggtgattaaatgagttgggattattattggccaataacagtgagttgggattatttatttccaatttgccttaaTCAATTAAACATAAGGGTGAAGACATTTTCAAAATAATAGTTGTGAATGAGGTGGAGTAATTATTCAGATGTTTATGCATTTGAGatcacatgtatttaaatccctttgctaataaaaaaaaaaaaaacaaaaaatgggTGTAAAAGACCAACATTGAAACCACAGTTTTTGTTCAATCCTGTTTTATAGGATGATGCATTGTCTTTTACATAAAGAGCCATGCCTCTCTGTCAACCCCACCATTTTTTATGAACATGTtattgtttattgcttttgtttcCTTCCAATTTCAATTGTAGTTCACTTTATAATATTATTTCATGtaatatgatatatatatatatatatatatatatatataaatacatatatatatatataggggaaggttcaaatgaaaaccactagttattgtgaaaaactcgaaaactaattaaaaaaagccaaaaaaacatacaaaaaaaaattttttttttattttttttttttttgcaatcaaaatttcgcaggttttttaatataaaaaaaatttcaaaaaaaaaaaaaatttgtgtagtgcacatgtgtaatactgcacatatgtatgtgtactacacatgtgtattattacacatgtgcactacacaaaatttttttttttttttttttgaaaaaaagtttttttttatatataaaaactagcgatttttataaaaaaaattgaaaaaaaaaatttgtgtgttttttaggctttttttagttagttttcgagttttcacaataaaagtggttttcatttgaaccatcccctatatatgtatatatatatatatatatatatataatatgataTGAAACAATCACCAAGTGTTGGCAACTTCAAACAACAACATGGTACAAACAAAAACCTTAAACACACTTAATATTTatgtttacaagtatatttttcAAGTTCGGTTCGAAACTATCAAGACATCATAATATAAATCCTAAAAAAAAGCCTATCGACACCACAAACAAACGACTGCTCTCTCACCGTCTATCATCACGCtacaaaccaaaccaaactaAACAACGCCCCACATTGAGTCATTGTATCGTTTCTTCATTCTTTCATCCGGG is from Helianthus annuus cultivar XRQ/B chromosome 9, HanXRQr2.0-SUNRISE, whole genome shotgun sequence and encodes:
- the LOC110876951 gene encoding uncharacterized protein LOC110876951 → MSCNCNMFVFGLGQTLCHLINLRFAIGSIRTVASFCAEEKVMRVYRDKCAGPERMGIKQGLIAGAGFGVSCFLLFCVYATSFYTRAWLVEAGTTTFPKVFREAAGNHDCPFKVKLVVPPSYVLITQTLDKFLKHIIERVLARNRLVRIGFGPARVSARDGFRIATVFKPTRVFAWDEFRVGPGFGLVSNRFQNF
- the LOC110880134 gene encoding cytochrome c-type biogenesis CcmH-like mitochondrial protein, with the translated sequence MENEEDPVKKQQIVDARARNISHNVRCLECGSQSIEESQADIAVLLRKLIRDEIKSGKSDKDIYKKLENEYGETILYAPKFDWQTAALWLSPLLIAGAAGGIWAYGRHRQRTNVHLLALNLTRGIPLTPREKEAMLEILTPPPSQGILPSSPWWTRWLPK